The following proteins come from a genomic window of Candidatus Limnocylindrales bacterium:
- a CDS encoding 2-oxo acid dehydrogenase subunit E2, which produces MRVEIVMPRLSDSMSEGSVTTWFKNEGDTVSEGEAIAELETEKSNVDLQAPASGVLAKIVVAAGSGAVAVGAKLAEIETDAAAAKSPAKAASTPAAPAQPKANEGAAAAQAKSNDATPSAPAADKVVQGGSEAPERGGGEPSRAAPPQGKPSESRPASRSAAAKGLSLATKAPARSASDEQRNVPDQEREKVAATPLARRMAAQAGLSLDDIRPTGIGGKICKADIEAALGRSQPLAMVSSRAASSVLATRGVGVRTAAAPATGGASAPMSRVRRTIAERMARSKATIPHFYLSVDCRVDRLLDTRERLKADGLSISVNDFVVRASAIALGRVPEANASWIDGEGGIVRHEPIDIAVAVALDDGLITPVVRAVDTLGLVAIGEAIRDLAARARDGKLAPHEYDGATFTISNLGMYGVGSLFAIINPPQSCILGVGAAEARPVVEDGKVVAGTVMTLTVSADHRVLDGTTGAKLLGEIRRLLEDPARMLA; this is translated from the coding sequence ATGCGAGTCGAAATCGTGATGCCGCGTCTTTCCGATTCGATGTCCGAGGGGTCGGTGACGACCTGGTTCAAGAACGAGGGCGACACGGTGAGCGAAGGCGAAGCGATCGCCGAGCTCGAAACCGAAAAGTCCAACGTCGATCTTCAGGCTCCGGCTAGCGGCGTGCTGGCAAAGATCGTCGTTGCGGCCGGCAGCGGCGCGGTCGCGGTCGGCGCGAAGCTTGCCGAGATCGAGACCGATGCTGCGGCGGCCAAGAGTCCGGCGAAAGCAGCAAGTACCCCCGCGGCGCCCGCGCAGCCGAAAGCGAATGAAGGAGCTGCTGCTGCGCAGGCGAAGTCGAACGATGCGACTCCTTCTGCTCCGGCGGCCGACAAGGTCGTGCAGGGCGGAAGCGAAGCACCGGAACGCGGCGGCGGCGAGCCTTCGCGCGCCGCGCCGCCGCAGGGCAAACCTTCGGAGTCCCGACCGGCGTCGCGCAGCGCGGCGGCCAAGGGTCTGTCGCTCGCAACCAAGGCGCCGGCGCGCAGTGCATCCGACGAGCAGCGAAACGTTCCGGATCAGGAGCGCGAAAAGGTCGCCGCCACACCGCTCGCGCGGCGCATGGCCGCGCAGGCCGGGCTTTCGCTCGACGACATCCGGCCGACCGGCATCGGCGGCAAGATCTGCAAGGCCGACATCGAAGCCGCGCTCGGCCGTTCGCAGCCGCTGGCGATGGTCTCGTCGCGCGCTGCTTCCTCGGTGCTTGCGACAAGAGGCGTCGGCGTCCGTACGGCAGCCGCGCCCGCGACGGGCGGCGCTTCTGCGCCGATGTCGCGCGTGCGCCGCACGATCGCCGAGCGCATGGCGCGCTCGAAAGCGACCATTCCGCATTTCTACCTGTCGGTGGATTGCCGCGTCGATCGCCTGCTCGATACGCGCGAGCGGCTGAAGGCGGACGGCCTTTCGATTTCCGTCAACGACTTCGTGGTTCGCGCATCTGCGATTGCGCTCGGCCGCGTGCCGGAAGCGAACGCTTCGTGGATCGACGGCGAAGGCGGCATCGTGCGCCACGAGCCGATCGACATCGCGGTGGCCGTGGCCCTCGACGACGGGCTGATCACGCCGGTCGTACGCGCGGTCGATACGCTCGGGCTCGTCGCGATCGGCGAAGCCATCCGCGACCTTGCCGCCCGCGCCCGCGACGGCAAGCTCGCGCCGCACGAATACGACGGCGCGACGTTCACGATCTCGAACCTCGGCATGTACGGCGTCGGGTCGCTGTTCGCGATCATCAATCCGCCGCAGTCGTGCATTCTCGGCGTCGGCGCCGCCGAAGCGCGGCCGGTTGTCGAAGACGGCAAGGTCGTGGCCGGCACGGTGATGACGCTTACGGTCTCGGCTGATCATCGCGTGCTCGACGGCACGACCGGGGCAAAGCTTCTCGGTGAGATCCGCCGGCTGCTCGAAGATCCCGCGCGGATGCTGGCCTGA
- the lpdA gene encoding dihydrolipoyl dehydrogenase: MAASDQRFDVVVIGAGPGGYVAALRARQRGLSAAVIERDRLGGVCANQGCIPTKALLRSAEVYALARNAASFGVTIEKVSFDIGAIAERAKKTAARMEKSVESLLRSAKIPVFQGSARLAGDHRVAVSGGASGDLLLEAAHIVLATGARARVPSGFESDGRIVWTYREALTPAAMPRSILVMGAGAIGVEFASFYRMLGAEVTLVEMLPRILPMEDKDISEAMRRAMTKQGVRILTDAKVAAITKTDSSMTATVETGSDAAKKTETITADHLLVATGISANVEDLGLEQTKVRIERGHIVVDEWLATDEPGIYAIGDLVGPPWLAHKASREAVICIDRIAGAGGLRSLAVDASPSCTYAMPQVASVGLTEEAAVASGRSVRCGRSTFVGNGKARALGDTEGFVKTVFDADSGELLGAHMIGPEVTELVATFALARTLEATEEEILATVFPHPTLSEAVHESVEAAFPVMAGVAGGQASGSAPEPPARAKS, translated from the coding sequence GTGGCCGCCAGCGATCAACGTTTCGATGTCGTCGTGATCGGCGCCGGCCCCGGCGGTTACGTCGCGGCGCTGCGCGCACGCCAGCGCGGCCTGTCCGCTGCCGTCATCGAGCGCGACCGCCTCGGCGGCGTGTGCGCGAACCAGGGATGCATTCCGACCAAGGCGCTGCTGCGCTCGGCGGAAGTCTATGCACTGGCCCGCAATGCGGCGTCGTTCGGCGTCACCATCGAAAAGGTTTCGTTCGACATCGGCGCCATCGCCGAGCGCGCGAAGAAAACCGCGGCGCGCATGGAGAAGAGCGTCGAGTCCTTGCTTCGCTCCGCGAAGATTCCGGTGTTCCAGGGAAGCGCCCGCCTGGCGGGAGATCACCGCGTGGCGGTTTCGGGCGGCGCAAGCGGCGACCTGCTGCTCGAGGCTGCGCACATCGTGCTCGCGACCGGTGCGCGCGCACGCGTTCCGTCCGGCTTCGAAAGCGACGGCCGCATCGTCTGGACATATCGCGAGGCGCTGACGCCCGCTGCCATGCCGCGTTCGATCCTCGTGATGGGCGCCGGCGCGATCGGCGTCGAGTTCGCGAGCTTCTACCGCATGCTCGGCGCCGAAGTGACGCTCGTCGAAATGCTGCCGCGCATCCTGCCGATGGAAGACAAGGACATCAGCGAAGCGATGCGCCGCGCGATGACCAAGCAGGGCGTGCGCATCCTGACCGATGCGAAGGTCGCTGCGATCACCAAGACCGACAGCTCGATGACCGCAACGGTCGAGACCGGAAGCGACGCCGCGAAGAAAACCGAAACGATCACCGCGGATCATCTGCTCGTCGCCACCGGAATTTCGGCGAACGTCGAGGACCTCGGTCTGGAGCAGACGAAAGTGCGCATCGAGCGCGGACACATCGTCGTCGACGAATGGCTCGCGACCGACGAGCCGGGGATCTACGCGATCGGAGATCTCGTCGGTCCGCCGTGGCTCGCGCACAAGGCGAGCCGCGAGGCGGTGATCTGCATCGATCGGATCGCCGGAGCGGGCGGCCTGCGATCGCTCGCCGTCGACGCGTCGCCGTCGTGCACGTACGCGATGCCGCAGGTGGCAAGCGTCGGCCTGACCGAAGAGGCCGCCGTCGCGAGCGGACGCAGCGTGCGATGCGGCCGCTCGACGTTCGTCGGAAACGGAAAGGCCCGCGCACTCGGCGACACCGAGGGCTTCGTCAAGACGGTCTTCGACGCGGACTCGGGCGAGCTGCTCGGCGCGCACATGATCGGACCGGAGGTCACCGAGCTCGTCGCGACGTTCGCGCTCGCGCGCACGCTCGAAGCCACCGAGGAAGAAATCCTGGCCACGGTATTCCCGCATCCGACGCTGTCGGAGGCGGTCCACGAGTCGGTCGAGGCGGCGTTCCCCGTCATGGCCGGGGTCGCCGGCGGACAGGCGAGCGGCTCCGCACCCGAGCCACCGGCCCGCGCAAAATCCTGA
- a CDS encoding FeoA family protein has translation MVTPLSKLPLRSRAKVLRVGGQPGFRRRLMEFGLVPGTTVEVVRVAPLGDPLQLLVRGCRLSIRLAEAAEVTVFAGEERDILSPEPVAPGNDACAGCKL, from the coding sequence ATGGTGACTCCGCTCTCCAAGCTTCCGCTCCGAAGCCGGGCCAAGGTGCTCCGGGTCGGAGGTCAGCCCGGTTTTCGCCGCCGGCTGATGGAGTTCGGTCTGGTCCCCGGGACCACGGTCGAAGTGGTCCGCGTCGCGCCGCTCGGTGATCCGCTGCAACTGCTGGTGCGCGGCTGCCGGCTGTCGATCCGTCTTGCCGAGGCGGCCGAAGTCACCGTCTTCGCCGGCGAAGAGCGCGACATTCTCTCGCCCGAGCCGGTCGCGCCGGGCAACGATGCCTGCGCAGGCTGCAAGCTGTGA
- the feoB gene encoding ferrous iron transport protein B, producing the protein MSTPAVASRHQPAVASCHDPAPASADSSRSARGASAKRSGLPLIAVVGNPNTGKTTLFNRLTGQRARVGNYPGITVDRRSGRTSLGSRGSTPIDAEVFDVPGCYSLSARSSEEKIAIDAILGWNGNPRPDLALIVVDATQLVRNLYLVLQILELGVRAVVALNLIDEAGDAVPDARALSLLLGVPCIPTSARSGQGVAELEAAVAASLQSPPAAPHVHIRYPHAVVAHADRVADAMPAEWLGDDVAIECAHVGSDQLVSRRRALALWALTSVHDDDELEGIPADLRARVGEVRAAARGRDIDGEIIGARYEFLDAHVPSLFAPARTAILTERIDSVLLHPVWGFATFMVVMFVVFQSLFAWADPAIKLIETAFAALGGWLTAVLPAGVLTDLLVDGVIGGVGNVLVFLPQILLLFLMLGVLEDSGYLARVAYLMDRIMKSVGLHGRAFVPMLSGFSCAIPAIMATRTMESRRDRLLTMMVIPLMTCSARLPVYTLIIAALYPPSKMFGVVPVQGLLMIAMYLFSTATALAAAAVFGRTVLRGPRVPLILELPPYRMPMVRSVLQLMWLRSKMFLTEAGSVILWCTIGLWVLLSFPKLPEPPADAPPAAHAQWEADSLANSFGGRMGKALEPAIAPLGFDWKIGVGIVGAFAAREVFVSTMGVIYGVGDKSDETSVTLRDKMRADVHANGRPVYSPLVGLSLMVFFALACQCMSTLAVVRRETGGWRWPAFLFAYMTVLAWVASFAVYQGGKLAGLG; encoded by the coding sequence GTGAGCACGCCGGCGGTCGCCTCCCGTCACCAACCGGCGGTCGCCTCCTGCCACGATCCGGCTCCGGCGTCCGCCGATTCTTCCCGGAGCGCACGCGGCGCCAGCGCAAAACGAAGCGGTCTCCCGCTGATCGCCGTCGTCGGCAATCCGAACACCGGAAAGACGACGCTGTTCAACCGCCTCACGGGCCAGCGCGCGCGCGTCGGCAACTATCCCGGAATCACCGTCGATCGCCGTTCAGGACGAACCAGTCTTGGCAGCCGCGGCAGTACGCCGATCGATGCCGAAGTGTTCGACGTTCCGGGCTGCTACTCGCTGTCGGCGCGTTCGAGCGAAGAGAAGATTGCGATCGATGCGATCCTCGGCTGGAACGGCAATCCGCGTCCCGACCTTGCGCTGATCGTCGTCGATGCGACCCAGCTCGTACGCAACCTCTACCTGGTCCTGCAGATCCTCGAGCTCGGCGTTCGCGCGGTCGTCGCGCTCAACCTGATCGATGAAGCGGGTGACGCGGTGCCCGATGCCCGTGCGCTTTCGCTGCTGCTCGGAGTTCCATGCATTCCGACTTCGGCGCGAAGCGGTCAGGGCGTGGCCGAGCTCGAAGCGGCTGTCGCGGCCAGCCTCCAGTCGCCGCCGGCGGCTCCGCACGTCCACATCCGCTATCCGCATGCCGTCGTCGCGCACGCCGACCGCGTTGCCGATGCGATGCCGGCCGAATGGCTCGGCGACGATGTCGCGATCGAATGCGCGCACGTCGGTTCCGACCAGCTCGTGAGCCGGCGCCGTGCGCTCGCGCTGTGGGCGCTCACCAGCGTCCACGACGACGACGAGCTCGAGGGCATTCCGGCCGATCTTCGCGCACGCGTCGGTGAAGTTCGGGCCGCCGCGCGCGGACGCGACATCGACGGCGAGATCATCGGTGCGCGCTACGAATTCCTCGACGCGCACGTACCGTCTCTGTTCGCTCCGGCGCGCACTGCAATCCTTACCGAGCGCATCGACTCGGTGCTGCTCCATCCGGTGTGGGGTTTCGCGACGTTCATGGTCGTCATGTTCGTCGTCTTCCAGTCGCTGTTCGCGTGGGCCGATCCGGCGATCAAGCTGATCGAGACGGCATTCGCCGCGCTCGGCGGATGGCTCACGGCCGTGCTGCCGGCCGGCGTTCTCACCGATCTGCTGGTGGACGGCGTGATCGGCGGCGTCGGCAACGTGCTGGTCTTCCTGCCGCAGATCCTGCTCCTTTTCCTGATGCTCGGCGTGCTCGAAGACTCCGGATACCTCGCGCGCGTCGCGTACCTGATGGACCGCATCATGAAGTCGGTCGGCCTGCACGGCCGCGCGTTCGTGCCGATGCTGTCGGGCTTTTCGTGCGCGATCCCGGCGATCATGGCGACGCGCACGATGGAGAGCCGGCGCGACCGCCTGCTGACGATGATGGTGATCCCGCTGATGACGTGCTCGGCGCGGCTTCCGGTCTACACGCTGATCATCGCGGCGCTGTATCCGCCGTCGAAGATGTTCGGCGTCGTGCCGGTGCAGGGCCTCCTGATGATCGCGATGTACCTGTTCAGCACCGCCACGGCGCTTGCCGCCGCTGCGGTGTTCGGCCGCACGGTGCTGCGCGGCCCGCGTGTTCCGCTCATCCTCGAGCTTCCGCCGTACCGCATGCCGATGGTGCGCAGCGTCCTGCAGCTCATGTGGCTGCGCTCGAAGATGTTCCTGACCGAAGCGGGCAGCGTGATCCTGTGGTGCACGATCGGGCTGTGGGTGCTGCTGTCGTTCCCGAAGCTTCCCGAGCCGCCGGCCGATGCGCCGCCGGCGGCCCACGCGCAGTGGGAAGCCGATTCGCTGGCGAACAGCTTCGGCGGCCGCATGGGCAAAGCGCTCGAGCCGGCGATCGCTCCGCTCGGCTTCGACTGGAAGATCGGCGTCGGCATCGTCGGCGCGTTCGCCGCGCGCGAGGTGTTCGTCTCGACGATGGGCGTCATCTACGGGGTCGGCGACAAGTCCGACGAAACCAGCGTCACGCTGCGCGACAAGATGCGCGCCGACGTGCACGCCAACGGACGCCCGGTCTACAGCCCGCTCGTCGGGCTTTCGCTGATGGTCTTCTTCGCTCTCGCCTGCCAGTGCATGAGCACGCTCGCCGTCGTGCGGCGCGAGACCGGCGGATGGCGGTGGCCGGCGTTCCTGTTCGCGTACATGACCGTGCTGGCCTGGGTCGCGAGCTTCGCGGTCTACCAGGGCGGAAAGCTCGCAGGGCTCGGCTGA
- the asnB gene encoding asparagine synthase (glutamine-hydrolyzing): MCGIVAIVTNDRRVDHDALDAGVRALFHRGPDAQRTWISTDGHAGLGHARLSIIDLSTGDQPLENEDGRIHGVVNGELYGYERIQRELEARGHRLRTRSDSEIALHLYEDLGPACLKELRGEFAFVLWDDADKTLFAARDRFGIKPLFYAEHAGSLHVASEIKALFAAGVPARWDHESFFDANSLIVPRQDRTLFAGIRQVPPGHYLLARDGRIDVVCYWDFDYPLTGAIAPRSDGECAEAFHAALDEAVRLRLRADVPVGCYLSGGIDSCAVLGLAMRHRTTPIRTFTLSFDRAEYDEKAIAKEMAERCGAEFHPIPLHQSDLADCFGDVIAHGETLCLNAHGVAKFVLSRAVREAGYKVVLTGEGSDEILGGYPPFRRDMLLYDNDGQDPAVVRGLLEELDNANPVSRGLLLPDGAQLPLDGVRDVLGFAPSWMEAFGSTGFKLHRLFASDFAARHDGRDSFRAVLDGIDVAGQLTGRPPVHQSLYLWGKTHLNNYVLAMLGDRMEMAHSVEGRVPFLDHHLVELVRSLPVRQKIRGMTEKYVLREAARPVLTDTVYGRHKHPFTSPPVALAPDERLHELLQTTLRGPSMEALPFYDRSKVVGLLDSLPAMDVAARTAIDPALMVLLSACMLQERFRPAS; the protein is encoded by the coding sequence ATGTGCGGCATCGTTGCAATCGTCACCAACGATCGGCGCGTTGATCACGACGCGCTGGACGCCGGCGTGCGGGCGCTGTTCCACCGTGGTCCCGACGCGCAGCGCACGTGGATCTCGACCGACGGTCACGCCGGGCTCGGGCACGCGCGCCTTTCGATCATCGACCTGTCGACGGGAGACCAGCCGCTCGAGAACGAAGACGGCCGCATCCACGGTGTCGTCAACGGCGAGCTCTACGGCTACGAGCGGATCCAGCGCGAGCTCGAAGCGCGCGGGCACCGCCTCCGCACGCGCAGCGACAGCGAGATTGCGCTCCATCTCTACGAGGATCTCGGCCCCGCATGCCTGAAGGAGCTGCGCGGCGAGTTCGCATTCGTGCTGTGGGACGATGCGGATAAAACGCTGTTTGCCGCGCGCGACCGCTTCGGCATCAAGCCGCTTTTCTACGCGGAGCACGCGGGCTCGCTCCATGTCGCGTCCGAGATCAAGGCGCTGTTCGCCGCCGGAGTTCCCGCGCGCTGGGATCACGAGTCGTTCTTCGACGCCAACAGCCTGATCGTGCCGCGCCAGGACCGCACGCTGTTCGCCGGCATCCGGCAGGTGCCGCCCGGTCACTATCTGCTCGCACGCGACGGCCGCATCGACGTTGTCTGCTACTGGGACTTCGACTACCCGCTTACCGGTGCAATTGCGCCGCGCAGCGATGGGGAGTGCGCCGAGGCGTTCCATGCCGCTCTCGACGAGGCCGTGCGCCTGCGGCTGCGCGCCGACGTTCCGGTCGGCTGCTATCTGAGCGGCGGCATCGACTCGTGTGCCGTGCTCGGGCTCGCCATGCGGCACCGGACGACGCCGATCCGTACGTTCACGCTCAGCTTCGACCGCGCAGAGTACGACGAGAAAGCGATCGCGAAGGAAATGGCCGAGCGCTGCGGCGCCGAGTTCCATCCGATCCCGCTTCACCAGAGCGATCTTGCCGACTGCTTCGGCGATGTGATCGCGCACGGCGAGACGCTGTGTCTCAACGCGCACGGCGTTGCCAAATTCGTGCTCAGCCGTGCGGTGCGCGAAGCCGGCTACAAGGTGGTGCTGACCGGCGAAGGATCGGACGAGATTCTCGGCGGATATCCGCCGTTCCGGCGCGACATGCTGCTCTACGACAACGACGGGCAGGATCCGGCCGTCGTCCGCGGCCTTCTCGAAGAGCTCGACAACGCAAATCCTGTCTCTCGTGGACTGCTGCTGCCCGACGGTGCGCAGCTCCCGCTCGACGGTGTACGCGACGTTCTCGGTTTCGCGCCGTCGTGGATGGAGGCGTTCGGAAGCACGGGGTTCAAGCTGCACCGGCTGTTCGCCTCCGATTTTGCTGCCCGCCACGACGGCCGCGATTCGTTCCGTGCCGTGCTCGACGGCATCGACGTCGCCGGTCAGCTCACCGGCCGGCCGCCGGTTCACCAGTCGCTGTACCTGTGGGGAAAAACCCACCTCAACAACTACGTGCTCGCAATGCTCGGCGACCGCATGGAGATGGCGCATTCGGTCGAAGGACGCGTGCCGTTCCTCGACCACCATCTGGTCGAGCTGGTGCGCTCGCTGCCCGTCCGGCAGAAGATCCGCGGCATGACCGAGAAGTACGTTCTTCGCGAAGCGGCGAGGCCGGTCCTGACCGACACGGTCTACGGCCGCCACAAGCATCCGTTCACGAGCCCGCCGGTCGCGCTCGCACCCGACGAACGGCTGCACGAGCTGCTGCAGACGACACTTCGCGGGCCGTCGATGGAAGCGCTGCCGTTCTACGATCGCAGCAAAGTCGTCGGCCTGCTCGATTCGCTGCCGGCGATGGACGTGGCCGCTCGCACGGC